The genomic DNA GTTTTCGAATGTTTCGTAAAAGTTTAAGTTTGTAGGGCTATTATTTCGTGACTATTGAGAATGAGCTGTCGATGGTGACGTATTGTAGGCTTTTCACTGTTCAATTGCAATTTGATAGCAGGCATCGAGGAGAGATTTTAGTTCGATTTTAGCTGGATTCCTAATAAAGCAACGTGTTTGATTGTGATCTATTGTGTTTCGCGGGAACAGTAATTACTGGTGAGGTTGGAAATTACGAATTGATAGTGGGGAATATTTGGTCCAGTAGAGCTTACAGCGGAACAGCGAGTACCTATTATTTACAGAAACGTGAACCTTGATGAACGGTTTGGCATACTGTGTAGTTAGTAACATCCAGCATCAGATTTTCCACCTAATGTTCATTAATAgagagtttaaaataattttactgtaaGTTGATGGTATTAAACGCCTTCAGAGCGTAGAAATGAATATTGTGAGTACATTACTGTTTACAGCTGTTGGTTTTCGGCGAGCGCATCTTGAGGTGTGGTGCTAGTGACAACTACAAGTACTTGTACAAATTGACTGGAATGACTTATTACATAATCTTTATCTTAAAGAGAATTtttagtttatgtatgtatgcctAGTTACTACCAGCGCAGCGGTCACCGCGtccccgtggtataaaaagtataccATCCAATTCAGCTACTctgcctgtataccaaatttcattaaaatccgttcagtaatttcagcatgattgacggacaaacatccaaacaaacgaactttcacatttataatattaaatataattataatattcaacttATTTAGCGAACTATAGAAATCAAATCGCTATTAAGATTTATTAGATAGGTttagtcaaattaaaataattttcacgtcaaactaagtatttttaacattaaatcaTCCCAAAGCCCGCTATCCCCAACAGTGGCACTCCAACCTTATCTTAGCGAACCTTTCTGTGTAAACgataattttctttctttttattactatttgctTTTAGGCACAATTTTATAGTCCGCTGGGAGCGCAATTATGCCCCCAGCCTTATGGTAAGCTTGGCTTTATGTAGTGAAATCAAATTCTCCTAACACTTACATTGGATTTGATGTGAGAATGCTTTTTGCTTTGTTAGTTGGTTTTGGTTGGAGGGAAATTGAAGATAAGAGGAGGTTTGGAGTATAAAGTGATTAGATTCttagttttgattttgatatGTTAATAATCACTGGGTAGTTACGGACACTACCCAGTGATTGTTTTTAGAACAACGGTGTTCTTAAATCGAAGTGCATTTGGGGCTCTGAAATAAATAGTACTGCACGGTTaccgcggtggttgggcaattagtgtagcgggttccattcccgcactgaacaactctttgtcttatccacaaattgttgtttcgggtcaggGTGTCTTGTGTTTCTACTTGTAtgcacgacacagaagaaaatcctagtataggggtaaaagttttattttaaaaaatacgtaataatacgtaaaaaatacgtaataatacgtaaaaaatacgaaaatagcAAATGAATGTTCTGTAGATATTTTTGGAGCTTCACCAACTGAAGGACAGTCTCTAAATATAGCAACAATACAGTAAACCACTCAGTCACTCTGATCGCCCCTCAAGGAGGATTACCGTGGTGATAACGGCCGCCTActaatttccttttatttaattaagtttattgagcgaattaattttaataaatcatgaTTAATTAGGATGGATTTCAAAGTAAGGCTGGGGACACAATAGGATACCTTTGGATGTCTTTCCTTTTTTGGATTAATGGACACAATGTGATACATactttgactgcatggttggcgcgttggctgggcaactgactgctgtgcaacgtgtagcgggttcctGTTCAAACCACCAGCAACTGTTCAACCACTTCTTCAACTTCAAACCATCAGCACGGAGTAACTGTTTGTTTCGGGTAACGGgcaatgtgtatgtgaacttgtatgtttctaaacgcacccacgacacggaaCAAAATCCTAACTTGTgagacaacgtttaaaaaaacacttttagTTTAAAGGTTTCAAGTTTAATTGAGACGGTAGGTTTTGTTGGTTGTTTCTGGGAATGTCTGTGTTATTCATGGGAATAGTACTTTATGAAGTTGTAATAAGGTTACCGCTATATTGTAAATAGCGAACGTCACCCCATCACGTTCATAAAGAAGTCATTTAGGTGGAAaaacatatgtattttttaacaaagcCCAATTTCGTAACCACtctgtagatttttttaacaacgAATAAATACACCAATTCTTCGTTTGTAAGTAGGCGCCACGGAGTAACGCGcgtacaaaatttatttatctacacaATTCTTAGATCGAGTGTACTCATTCAAGCAAATAACGACATTGATTGAGAGTACACACtccaatttgtaaataaaataaacagtacacgaggaaaaatttcaaaaataaatcataacatCATTTATTCAGAGTTGAAAATTAAAGCGACACGTTTAAGTCTGAAGTACTTGATGCCCTATGAATTTCCTTCAAGTGTGTCTTCAGCTTAAGAGTCAAGAGGTCACGCTAAGAGTCCAATTATAAAAGTTTTGGATCCTCTTTCCCTAAACCGGCCACCGGCCTCACGCACTCTTAGACCCGTAATTACGGCTTATACCTTTTGGACCCTGCAGATCAAACATTGTTTTAGCTGGTCAAATAGATATAAGAGCCTTTACGAGTATTGTCCCTTTAATTGGTGGTTAGAAATTAAAACGCCCACGGAAAGATTTTAAGGTCCCTTCTGTTTGTGAGGATAAGGTTTTAATGTGTGGACAAGAAATTGAAAAATCTGTTAGTATGTTTGGAAGTTATAATCTAAAGAGGTTTGTGGGTAATATTGGCGTAGGCACGCACAATTGCTTGCTTAATTTCTTTAATGTTGTTGTTAGATAGCTTaacatttaattacataataaggTCGCTTAGCCTATCAGATTTTTAATACTAGTAATGACTATTAAAGAATAGTtaatccaataaataaaatttccatgtcacaatgtttgTTACCGTACTGCTCTGAAACGGGTTTAttgatttttaccaaatttgtatgcagtaggtctgagaattgACTGCTAcctattttctagaaataattagtAGAGTAATCTATATTCTTGACATATAAAGCTAAAAAATTTGTTTGTATGCTTGAACGCGCTAGTAACTAAAACTACTGATcggaatttaataattatttttgttggacAGTCCATTTATCGTAAGATCATAAATCATCGATACCACTAGTTACTCCcgctctgctcgactcctattgatcTTAACCTTGAGTTTTACACGATAAATGGActaaccaacacaaaaataatttaacctaACAATAGTATTGATGGAATTTCCTGCTCGGTCTCTCTACGAATTAGTCAGCTTTAATGAGATATGACTGAATTAATTCCATTTTATTGTACactatttgaattaatttaaataaaatccttTGACATTAATCACTAtcctatttttaaacatttaaccaataaggaaaattgaaaaaaaagaaacataacatattataataacacaaaccACAACgcagacataattatgtataatgttcaccacaatagtaaaaaaaaaaaaaacacaaacgaaataaatactttatttaaaattcgatTCGTAATCAATTAGTTGggtttttaattgaataattgaaGTCATGAATGCCTATCGAgttgaattaaattttaaaatgtttgcatGGATCGCGTCGAGTTGGTTTTTAATGAGCATTGTCGTTGTATTTTGAGTTGAGAGCTTGCTATAAACGtgagaagttattggataagGCACTTTGAATCTCCCATCCtttgtaaaatgtataatttattacttcgtAACTGAAGGAAGTAAACCTGATCACCTTACTTGATACCGGAGATGTGACTTTgctatttagttatttagtaaTAGCGTGTATTAAATGCAAAGTATTTTCATGTCTCAAGAGTGAGAagatgcctttggtcagcagtggccacttataggctgttgatgatgatgatgatgagacataaaattaaatattaataaaattaatattttgggtGAAATTCATATAAACAGCTTACAGATgcccactgctgaccaaggacctcttctcacacgaagatcGTATGAGTATTAATCATCACGCtagcttgctcaatgcgtgttggcgattacaaactaatacataattaaaattaagcccaggtttcctcatgatgatTTCTTCACTGTCTGTCAGTGGTGTCAGaataatcatagaaagtacatatatacacattggtacttgtcatTGGTAGTATTCGAAACTGCGCCATCGTGccctcttatttttttatgttatagatcAAGTTTTTGCCGCTGAGCCGGTCAAAATCTCATACGGAGACAGAAGATTGACTGAAAGTTGGCGCAAAGGCTGGGCGACTGACTGCTGCGCAACATAACACATTATTACACTAAGAGACTATGTGTGTCTACATGAATATCTGTACATCAACGTAAAACACCTTCACAGAATAAACAACCCTTTTTAAACCCAAAATAAAGTCTACTTTGCAAAAATACCCggattttggttttaaatttccAAGACACAATCAGTAGCGGTCACAATACCAACAATACAAGATAAATTCCACGGACAATACTGGCAATAATGAAATCAGGGTTCCTTTGTTGAATTCAAAGTGTTAAAAGCTGTGCTCGTCGGCGGAACCCTAATCGGGTAATGGACGCAGCAGCATATTGCAGCTTTGTGTACCCACAAACGAATAACTAGTTTTTCTTGTGACTTTGCCCGctttttttacttctttttcgTAGTTCTGTGTTCAGTGTTCGTGTTTGAATTTGTGAAAATTTTTCGTGAAATACAAGTTGGCTCGAAAATTTCAAAACAGAAAATTAAGATGTGTGTACAAAAGGTATCACTacaaatttttaaaatgtagttaTCAAAGGAGATGATATTTGTGAGTTTACATTTCACATTAGGTCTCAGTTGTTATTACAAACACTAAACATTTTTGatcaaaactaataaataaactaaaatacagTCTTGCCTGCATTGACTGCACgcttggcgcggtggctgggtaactggctgccgcgcaactagcgggttcgattcccgtatggagcaactctttgtgtgatccacaaattgttgtttcgggtctgggtgtcatgtgcatgtgaaattgtatgtttgtaaacgcacccacgacacaggaaaaatcctaatgtggggcaacgttttttataaaaaaaaaataaaaaaaaatcttatacttCTGCGTACCTTCTCCGACaacaaaaattgtattttcgTATCACCCAACACCCTTAATCCCTAATATGACCAACAACCTGGTAGAAAACTTTGGAAGGTAAACCTCCAAACTTTCCTTTAGCTCCAAATCAATGAGTACCAGCCCCAACATGTTCAGGTTTGTATTTTAATCCTCCCCACTATCTGTTTACCTTCGTCCCCTAACTTTTATCTACTTCttcttcattatttatttatcagagTTTTGGGTTACGCTTCCAAAACTTTTCTAACGGACGTAATTAtccttttatttgtattttcaaaGAAACTACGGACAAAATACTAAGTTTAAATGGATTTGTTAGAGGGTAAAGATTAAATGTGTGTCTTTTTGTTAGGAAAGAAGGATTGAAGGTGAAGGTCAGTGATGTGTTAGGTGTAGACTGATGTTTGTTCAGTATTTGATATACGGGTTGATGATGTTTGttgctaacccgcattgagtaagcgtggtgattaatgctcgatTCTCCGTATGTGAAGAGGCCTgtggccagcagtggccacttattggCTGTTGGTCTTAAGCCTTTTTAAGACACTATCGATAGTCTTACGTGAAAAATTCCAAATGGTTAACAACAACCTCGCTAGGTTATCATAAGGAGAAACATCTGGTTTTATTTAAGCTTTATCGTCCTCACACAGCTGTACAAAAGGGAACCTCTTAAAAATTAAGTGCTGAATGTAAACAACGAAAAGTAAACTGTACTTTGGTACGCGTACGGAAGGACCAAGTTTGTCAAAATATGGTTGTATACAGTAAGTAAATCAAAACAGCTGATTCATGGCCCTCAATGGGTTGGGTAACTCCATGGGGCACTTCCTGAGAAGCTGTTTTTGTTAACTGCACGTTGCGAGGGAGCTTAAAGTTCTAAAGCTCATTAAGAGCTTATATGGAGGAACGAGGAAGTATCTAAAGCtttaagatttttatacaatacatgTAGGAACATACGTTTTATAAGCACGTGAATTTCAGTGCTTATATGGAAGCTTaagttttgtaaagaaaaatatcttcCGGTTTTTCTCTCACGCTTAAAAATGTTAGCTGAAAAAGtattgactttttttttaattttcatgagCAAAAAACCCACATGCAGACCTATATTTCTGTTGCAGTAGCATTTTACTAAAGAGAACTGAAAACAATACAGTAAGTACCGTATCCACACTAGCAACCACTTACGAAAATATGCAAACTACAAAAAACTTATTACAACCAAAAATTCAGCGGCCATGTAACTGGGAGCTCCAAAGGAAAgcatttgaattattttaattcaaattttcaTATCATTACCACACAAAGCCTCCTCGTTCGCGTGAGAAAATTCATCAGCCCCAAAAATTTTAACGctacttttttaaaacaaggAACTAGGCATACTTACcagtaataaaactgtagaagtgttcattctgtacatttaaaatattaaaaaatgtaattcataGTGTTACTAAATATATGTACATCGAACCCAAATAATGTGGTTAATAAATGTTTGTCTatcaggggtagattatggtctgaaagaaataacacataggctactttttcaTCCTGGGACGGCGGGCGAAGccactagcagaagctagtcagTCTTAAAATTTTGTGTCTGTAACAGAAAATTGGAAGTACATACAAAGTGTTGTATAAAGAAGCCTATCGTTACATTTTGCTAATACATCTCATGATTATCAACAGGCCGTGGCaggtttttattaatacatttacttttacaataatatCGCTAGCGATACATTGTACCACTTACTATCTAGTGCGCTTCTTTTATCCGAAACGCGACGAAAATTTGCTTTTAACCGTACAAGAATCGCTAGCATTTTCATTTTTGGAGCAATTTTCGCTTCTGTCTCGCTCTCTGTGACCGTAGTCGCAATTTAAAATAACAGGACAGTACGGTGGCCCATTAGTTAGAGCACTCCACTCGAGTCTGCCTGCATAAATGTTAGAAGCCGTAATTATGTAAACACCTGGCAAGGTGTACAGAATTTAGTGCTCTCCTGTTCATTTCAATTGGATTCTAAAGTGTGAGAATTACGTTTTTGATtgctttgtattttgttttgctttGGGAATGGTAAAAAGATGGGGTGTACTTGGTTTAGTGGTGTTTAAGTAATTtgccaattaatattaatatattataaatacgaaagtaagtAGGTATGCTTGTTTATTATCTGTTTACGCTTTATCTATTCAACCAATCAAtcttgtttatataaaaatagttgaGAGTACAAGGATATGGACAATCCTCGCGAACAATAAACAAAGGCGGCTAAAAATGGACAATCTGTCCGCTGACTAAATGGTTGGCTATTTCTTTGACCTAAGGTTTAAAATGttaccatttattttagtaGTGGTGCCAATTTCTTAAAGCTAAGATTCCGTGAATATTTGTCATCATTCCGACAACTCAGGATGAGTTGTTATTAATAGCTGAAgagaaaatgtttaatgaataaattgcagtatttttattataatttactgaATTACTGAACTAAATTACTAttgacaataaattataagGAATATTGATCATAAATACTGTTGTTATGATTACAGAAAAGGCCTAAAGCTATTACTACATTATGTACTAGGagccaagataataaaatattgtatcaaaATTCTCTCGTTTGATTTTCTCTTCCGTCCCACGGGCAGTTGAACACCCTTTTGGCTGTGTGCCCATAGGGGATTGTAGGGTAGTGGGGGTCAGTATCCtgtccaataaaaaatacaaagaaaatatactcTAGGGATAACACTAGTTCGAATGTTTgctcaagtattttattatataaacgtGGTAAGTTATTGTTAACACTTCATCTGAATTAATTTGTACAGCCTATCTCGTTGATAGACTGCTTTGTGGATCAAGCGATTGCTATTAGATTCCTGGGTCGGGGTAAAATATTAATGAGATGTTTTcgggatttttggaaattctcaGTAATGACAGAATGTCTGATATTACTAAAAACTCATAGTGTAACTGTCGATAAGTGAAAGTTATAATCAAAGGCTGTCTAAATGTAAAAACTAAATTCCTAGGTAACCTTCATTTAACCCTTTAACTTTTACAAATAACTAATGCCTGATTAAGCAACCATATTTTAGAGCATAATACTTCAAACCGTCCTCTTAAAACATCGACCACAAGCTGGTTTTAACAAAATCCGAAAACAAAGCgatctaaaacaaaagaaggGGGTACCGTGTGTGGAATTAAAATGGCTGACTATAGAACATTTTGTTCACTAGTCGGTCGCTATAATCCTATTAACTAATACGATTACACTAGctaggtacctatacatattttcCTTCGCATATAAAGGTAAGGTGGAAGATTTGTGAAAAAGTATAAACGTGATATTATTGGGAATTAGATATTAAGCCGGTAGTAATAGGGTTGTGGGTTGCTCGTTGCTAGGTTACATTTTGTTCATTTTGTTGGGTTTATTTTTGTGGGAAGTTTTTGATATGGGATATACGTAAGTAGTGGTCGGTTACGGACATATTGATTtccaattttcaacttttagaatttgatattttatggCAAAATAGAAAACAGTCtaaattctattaataataGACAGCAACATACCGAGAAATGCGTGTGCTGCAAAGACTTTAACAATGTCAAGCCTCTTgttatatgtttataaatataagaatttctttatattaataGACACACATTTCTGCGTATTGTACTTCAATACATTCCTTACATTGTTTAGCATGTTTTTTTACGAGTCAGAGAGTCAGTGAATACATTTCGTACCAAAGGACCAAGAGATCAATACTCCACTCGACCACTGGACTAACAAGGTACTGTATATCTAAAGTATCTATACCCACTACACACTACCCGTCCAATTTCGGACCCTCTGGAGCCAAGTGTTTCCAAGCATATCTCCGTTGTTTCTTTAATCTCGGATTAATCCTTCGTCCCTTAGGACCAAAGTCAAACATTGCGGTCAGATGCCAGTTGGCAAGTACACACTTTCAACTTGGTCCGTTGTCAAGAAcggattataattattatctattagaACAAAGCTTGAATACAAAAACATAGTTATTGATTGAAAGGGTTCTGAGAAATAAAATTCGTAGTAATTGAGGACAATGGGAACAATGGTATAAGGAATTCGGGTATTGATTTCCGTGTtgtgtaaagtattattgggtttcACGCTTTTGGAGTTATTGAGGAAATATTAAAGTGACTTTAGCTCTTTGTTTTTGATAATCAATATGTATGTATCAGGTGATAGATAGTCGAGTATACTGTTTCGTTTTCATTAACTGaatttatataggtacatttatagtGCTAGGCTTtacgtaaaattaataatgGTTACGTAGAAATTGTAATCGATGTATATTTTAGcgtttgttattttgtactttatttatttgtttgattgtaCAATACCAACGCTctagcttttattatttttttgcttgtATAATAGTTTCGAAGAATTGGAAGCTGTGATGAGATTATGTTGCTACACTTTTAACAAGAAAATTGAAATAGATTGTTTGCGAAAATAATAATTGGAATGAAAAATATTCTGTATCTATACAAAAAACCGTTCCTAGAACCGAAacaccttaaaaataaaataaaacaccaatgaaaaataaactataaacgTATATGTGCTACAATTAACATCTATTTAACCAACAATCTTAGCTAAGTTCGAGAAATCAGGCCACGTGTCCTCCGTGTCGTTAGCAGGCGTAAACTTTTTTTCTAACTTCATATCTTTCAATATCGGCATGGGATTACTGTTATTGCCATTGTTGACATTGGAATTCTTATCATCTGGCTTAGCAGTTTCACCTCGATTCATCTTCTGGTACTTTACAATGAGTTCCAGTACTTCATGTTGCATACGTAGTTTTATTTCTCCTGATAGATTTTTCATTGCATTCCCAACATATTGTCCGAATACAAAGTCTTCGCTTACTTGTCTGGATAGGAATTCTCTACCGAGTTGCACGATTACGTCCTTCACGATGTTTGAAGCTGTGGAGTTTGATACGTTGTGCGAGGCTGTCTTGGGAGGGTGCTTCCAGTGGACTTTGTCGTATTTCGGTCGGATTGGAGGGGGACCAATGGCAACGGATATCACTTCATCGTTGTCAATGTCATCTTCTTCTAAAGGCGTTAGGTGGCCTGATGGCTGgaatgaaatgtttaatttaaattacgacGTTTTGGTGTATTTGTACCAAAGATGCAGTctgatttatatatttttttaatttttataatatttctgtcTTTCATCGATTTAACACAGATCTGTACAAGaaacgatattattattaaaaatatgaggAATCTGTGATATCTTAAAGACGAGAATGAtgaatgaaagaaaaagaaTTGAACCGATTCTAAGTTATCTACCTATATTACTTAACTAGATACAATCTTgctttaagtaaaaaaaaatcttattaatatgATAAGCAGGGAATATTATGTACTAATGCAAAATCAGGatggatatatttttttaaaggaaacaaggtaattattttaaatgaatgtacCTTCTTCCTAAACTCTCTAGTGCGTGGTGTGGTGACTCTCCTCTTGGCGTCTGGTTCAGGAAGCATGTGTCTCTTCGAATGGTAGTGGATGCTTCTCCGATGGATGGTTGCGTCTCGGTCGTGCATTCTCTCTCTGTCCCTCCTCTCCTCTCTTGATGCGGTCCATGCTGACTGTAAAGGAATTtagttattgtattaatatgttttaaaattgaatatcgGGTGATaagcttttattaattttaggaaTAAGGATATTCGCTTATAATTTGGtcttttgtttcattattttaggGTTATTGAACTTTTAAATAGCGTGGTATGTTTTAACTATTGATTTATGCACATTGTTGCAAGTTACATTAATTTTCTTGAGTGTTTAAATtcattttccaataaaaaccaatataaattaagtttgctataattaaattaaaaactgtcaAACAGAATAATTAGAAAGGTAACAAACGATAAAAGAGTGTAGAATACAGCCTTACATATATACACAACATACGCGATTTAAATCAATCATTTAAAATACTAGATAAAGGCATAAGATTAAGAAAATACAGTCCTAATCAACGACCGAAAAAACCACACAAATTACCAGAAAAAACACCAAAGAAAAATCAACTTACAATAAGTACAGGAGACAGCACAAGGAACAATATGGAAAATATCTTTCCGTCCATTGCTACCGGCAACAAATCATTGACTGTTCTTCACCCACTTTGAACCGATAACAACagctttgtttatttacaaaataagacCACTTCTGCGACACTACACAATGAGTGAGACGAATAGGTAAACACAATCATGTGGGAATTCTTTTCTGAatcaattttatatgaaaacttgTTTTGTTCTGTTGCAAGAATTGTTTCTTGTTGATTTGTTCTGTGACTGAGTTGTTGATCttccagtatttttttaaccgacttcattaaaatggaggttctcagtttgacctgtatgtatgtatggttgtGCGTGATTATGTTGCGTTTGGTTAAAcagattttgatacggttttcagaCTTAGACATAGAGATTGTTATGGGATATTACCTGACATAAAAAATGGAAGCGGTAAAGAGACACTTTCAGTTCAATTTTAGAGTCAAATTTGTGTATCCATTTTTATggtagtgttattttataattacagttATGTCATGACACAAATATATCTTGTGACTCTTAAGTGGTAGCCTATATAAAGTAGAAAATTTGGCTAAGTAGATTGCAAAATTGTGAACCTAAAGCATCATGTTACGCAGCTTTTACTGTCACTGTATTGCTAGCGAGGCAGTTTGAAAACAGTAATTTACAACTAAATAATGCCTTACTCTaaaccatttaatttaattgcacTCAAACTTCGCCCTAATCTCCTGACGATAGAACTTGTTTCGAAGTAACACCATCTGTGTAAATACGAGACGAGATTGCACCGTGAAATATTTCTACAAAACATctgtttaaaatgtaaaaccataaaatgttaatgGAATTTATACGGAATCCATAAAACTTTTAAGTGGGATCGTTTGTATTCCTACCGAATCGTAACAAGACCGGTGTGGGTGACCTCt from Spodoptera frugiperda isolate SF20-4 chromosome 26, AGI-APGP_CSIRO_Sfru_2.0, whole genome shotgun sequence includes the following:
- the LOC118264350 gene encoding uncharacterized protein LOC118264350, yielding MDGKIFSILFLVLSPVLISAWTASREERRDRERMHDRDATIHRRSIHYHSKRHMLPEPDAKRRVTTPRTREFRKKPSGHLTPLEEDDIDNDEVISVAIGPPPIRPKYDKVHWKHPPKTASHNVSNSTASNIVKDVIVQLGREFLSRQVSEDFVFGQYVGNAMKNLSGEIKLRMQHEVLELIVKYQKMNRGETAKPDDKNSNVNNGNNSNPMPILKDMKLEKKFTPANDTEDTWPDFSNLAKIVG